The following are encoded in a window of Phaseolus vulgaris cultivar G19833 chromosome 3, P. vulgaris v2.0, whole genome shotgun sequence genomic DNA:
- the LOC137807215 gene encoding casein kinase 1-like protein 1 encodes MEPRVGNKFRLGRKIGSGSFGEIYLGTNIQTNEEVAIKLENVKTKHPQLLYESKLYRILQGGTGIPNVRWFGVEGDYNVLVMDLLGPSLEDLFNFCSRKLSLKTVLMLADQMINRVEFIHSKSFLHRDIKPDNFLMGLGRRANQVYAIDFGLAKKYRDSSTHQHIPYRENKNLTGTARYASMNTHLGIEQSRRDDLESLGYVLMYFLRGSLPWQGLKAGTKKQKYEKISEKKVSTSIEALCRGYPTEFASYFHYCRSLRFDDKPDYAYLKRIFRDLFIREGFQFDYVFDWTILKYQQSQLATPPTRAIGPGAGTSSGMPPAVTNADRHTGGEEGRPPALVSVDSSRRRMSGPILNTLSSANVLGQSSGSSRRVAVSGSRDAFVGTESEIRTRTAEASPGGVAHRGLSAQRSSPIGSSDPKRVVSSGRNASHGKNYDSVLRGMEGLQLENEERTHY; translated from the exons ATGGAACCTCGTGTTGGGAATAAGTTTCGTCTGGGTCGGAAGATCGGAAGCGGCTCCTTTGGGGAGATCTATTtag GTACTAATATTCAAACAAACGAAGAGGTCGCAATTAAGCTT GAAAATGTCAAGACAAAGCATCCTCAGTTGCTGTATGAGTCCAAGCTGTACAGAATCCTGCAGGGAGGAA CTGGAATCCCAAATGTCAGATGGTTTGGAGTCGAGGGGGATTATAATGTTTTAGTGATGGATCTGCTTGGACCCAGTCTTGAAGATCTATTTAACTTCTGTAGTAGAAAGCTTTCACTAAAGACAGTTCTCATGCTTGCTGATCAAATG ATCAACCGTGTTGAGTTCATTCATTCTAAATCGTTTCTGCATCGAGATATCAAACCAGATAATTTTCTAATGGGATTAGGAAGGCGTGCAAACCAG GTTTATGCTATTGATTTTGGTTTGGCTAAGAAATACAGAGATAGCTCAACACATCAACATATTCCTTACAG GGAAAATAAGAATTTGACTGGAACTGCGAGATATGCTAGCATGAATACTCACCTTGGCATTG AGCAAAGCAGAAGAGATGATCTTGAGTCTCTTGGTTATGTTTTGATGTACTTCTTGAGAGGAAG TCTTCCTTGGCAGGGACTTAAAGCAGGAACAAAGAAACAGAAGTATGAGAAAATTAGTGAAAAGAAGGTTTCTACCTCGATTGAA GCCTTGTGTCGTGGCTATCCAACAGAATTTGCATCTTACTTCCATTACTGCCGATCATTAAGGTTTGATGATAAGCCAGATTATGCTTACCTCAAAAGAATATTCCGGGACCTTTTTATACGAGAAG GATTCCAGTTTGATTATGTCTTTGATTGGACCATTTTGAAGTATCAACAATCACAGTTAGCCACTCCTCCAACACGGGCGATT GGTCCTGGTGCTGGAACCAGTTCTGGAATGCCCCCCGCTGTTACTAATGCTGATAGGCATACAG GAGGGGAAGAAGGGCGACCTCCTGCTTTGGTTTCAGTGGATTCCTCAAGGCGCAGAATGTCAGGGCCCATTTTAAATACT TTATCAAGTGCCAATGTCTTGGGTCAGTCAAGTGGATCATCAAGGCGGGTTGCTGTTTCCGGTAGCCGTGATGCCTTTGTTGGTACTGAGTCCGAAATTCGTACTCGCACTGCTGAAGCTAGCCCTGGAGGAGTAGCACACAGAGGTTTGAGTGCGCAAAGAAGTTCACCAATTGGATCTTCTGATCCCAAGAGAGTTGTATCATCCGGGAGAAATGCTTCTCACGGGAAAAATTATGACTCTGTACTCAGGGGCATGGAAGGTTTGCAATTAGAGAATGAAGAGAGGACCCATTATTAA
- the LOC137807216 gene encoding heat stress transcription factor A-9-like, with protein sequence MGDEMARVKAEIFDDSESDLHDDVFSESKASGVTEDPTTVHVKEEVDDGAVNGFMDKMPKTMEGLHEMGPPPFLKKTFEMVEDSHTDPVVSWSQTRDSFVVWDSHEFSKTLLPKYFKHSNFSSFVRQLNTYGFRKVDSDRWEFANEGFQGGKKHLLKNIRRRSKYTRLHQGAFTMVKPGVEAEMEKLKKDQNILKVEILKLRQQQENSHVQLTNVQERVRCAEMKQYQMMFFLTRMARRPAFVEQLIQKIRRKREVDGNDMVKRPRLMGNPCSVPFPKTMGTTPNVDYRHQTHKQFPSMQSELEGFLSETVNISKLEHPTPSPLEDELCNSVQGLRAHGCSSANAPDASSAYHVMSEKLMRENSLVDEELDVNDSNIYLELEDLITKPTDWSLGSTFGLVEQTS encoded by the exons ATGGGAGATGAAATGGCAAGAGTGAAAGCGGAGATCTTCGACGACAGCGAAAGCGATCTCCACGACGACGTTTTCAGCGAGAGCAAGGCCTCCGGAGTGACGGAAGACCCAACCACGGTTCACGTCAAAGAAGAGGTGGATGACGGCGCCGTCAACGGTTTCATGGATAAGATGCCGAAAACGATGGAAGGGCTGCACGAGATGGGTCCCCCACCGTTCCTCAAGAAGACCTTCGAAATGGTGGAGGACTCCCACACTGACCCCGTTGTGTCCTGGAGTCAAACTCGCGATAGTTTCGTCGTTTGGGACTCCCACGAATTCTCCAAAACCCTTCTTCCCAAATACTTCAAGCACAGCAATTTCTCCAGCTTCGTTCGCCAGCTCAACACCTAT GGCTTCAGGAAGGTTGATTCAGACCGTTGGGAGTTTGCGAATGAAGGATTCCAAGGAGGGAAGAAGCATTTGCTAAAGAACATAAGGAGGAGGAGTAAGTACACCAGACTGCATCAGGGAGCTTTCACTATGGTGAAGCCCGGCGTGGAGGCTGAAATGGAGAAACTGAAGAAGGACCAGAACATTTTGAAGGTTGAAATTCTGAAACTGAGGCAGCAGCAGGAGAATTCGCATGTTCAGCTCACAAATGTTCAGGAGAGAGTTCGGTGTGCAGAGATGAAGCAGTATCAGATGATGTTTTTCCTCACTAGAATGGCTAGAAGGCCCGCGTTTGTTGAGCAGTTAATCCAAAAGATTAGGAGAAAAAGAGAGGTTGATGGTAACGACATGGTTAAGAGGCCTAGATTGATGGGAAACCCCTGCTCTGTACCCTTCCCCAAGACCATGGGGACAACCCCTAATGTTGATTATAGACACCAAACTCATAAACAATTCCCCTCAATGCAATCCGAGCTTGAAGGATTTCTGTCTGAAACTGTGAACATCAGCAAGTTGGAGCACCCAACTCCCTCTCCTTTGGAAGATGAATTATGTAACTCTGTGCAAGGATTAAGGGCCCATGGTTGTTCCAGCGCAAATGCGCCAGATGCTTCTTCTGCCTATCATGTTATGTCAGAAAAACTAATGCGGGAAAATTCTCTAGTTGATGAAGAACTAGATGTCAATGACTCGAATATCTATCTTGAATTAGAGGATTTGATCACTAAGCCAACGGATTGGTCTCTTGGATCTACATTTGGATTGGTGGAGCAAACTAGTTGA
- the LOC137807214 gene encoding uncharacterized protein encodes MEDFRSKSYGHGRMQIEPYNGTGMQDLRCYSASYASSVHPTQTQTANNNINDVKFKKGKSTNGSTSKSWSFSDPELQRKKRVASYKVYAVEGKLKGSLRKSFKWLKDRCNRVVYGW; translated from the coding sequence ATGGAAGACTTCAGATCCAAATCGTACGGCCACGGAAGGATGCAGATTGAGCCCTATAATGGAACTGGCATGCAAGATCTCCGCTGCTACAGCGCCTCCTACGCCTCTTCGGTGCACCCAACTCAAACCCAGACGGCAAACAACAACATCAACGATGTCAAGTTCAAGAAGGGGAAATCCACAAATGGGTCCACATCGAAAAGTTGGAGCTTCAGTGACCCCGAGTTGCAGCGTAAAAAGAGGGTCGCTAGCTACAAGGTGTATGCTGTTGAAGGAAAACTGAAAGGGTCTCTGAGGAAGAGCTTTAAGTGGCTCAAGGACAGGTGCAACAGAGTTGTCTATGGCTGGTAA